The sequence below is a genomic window from Nicotiana tomentosiformis chromosome 6, ASM39032v3, whole genome shotgun sequence.
TCAATTGGTCTGAtaacatccataccccaagcagAGAAGGTCCAGGGCGAACTTGTTGTATTGATTTCGTTGGGCGGCACTCGTATCAtttcagcatgtatctggcattggtgacacttttgaacatatttgatatagtctgtttccatagtcaacTAGAAATAttctgctcttaatatcttcatGGCCAgaacgaaaccattcatgtggggtccgcaagttccggcatgtatttcctcgaccaatatagatgcctccttggcatcgacataTCGTAATAATCCCAAATCAGGAGTCCTTTTAAACAAAATTCCTCCTCTtcgaaagaaatggttggccaatcttcgaagcgtgGGCTTCTGAGTGTTTGTAGCGTGCTCTGGATATTCTCCCTTTTCTAAGTATTCTATAATGTCATGGAACCATAGATTTCCGTCAATTTCTTCTTCAACacgagcacaataagctggctgcttatgtattcctattgggataggatcgatgaaattcttgtcttgGTGTTTtatcatggaagataaagtgACTAATGCATCTACAAAAtcattctgaatccttggaacatgcttgaactctatctttgtgaatctcttgATCAACTCTTGCACACAGTGCAAGTATgtcaatattttggtattcttcaGAGcacattctcctagaacctggtgcACCAATAGATCTGAATCTCTGATTACCCACGATTCCTAAACGTTCATATCAATGGCCAACCGAGTCCCAGGATGCAGACCTCATGTTTTGCCATATTGTTGTGCACGAAAACCTGAGTTTTGtggataccggatagtgttgaccAGTTTTTGATACTAAGACAACTccgatacccactcctttgaagtttgttgctccgtcgaagaacatcctccaacgaTTGTATGCCTCAGAAATATCTTCTTCTACAAACGATACatcctcgtcgggaaaatacgttttcagtggttcgtattctccgtttACGAGAATTTTACTCCAAGTGATttgccaatgcttgccctttgactgccttctgagttacatagacaaTGTTGAACTCACTCAGTAATATCTGCCActtgctaacttacccgtaggcatgtgtttctgaaagatgtattttagtggattcatccttgatatgagatatgtagtatacgcacagaaataatgtctcaacttctgggctatccatgtcaaagcacagtaGGTGCGTTCCAATAAAGAGTACCACGcttcgtaaggtgtgaacttcttgctcagataatatatcgcatgctcctttcttccagtttcatcatgttgtcctagaACACAACCGAAGGATCCTTCCAAGACAGACAGATAAAGCAGCAGAGGTCTTCCTGGTTCGGGTGGGACCAACACAAGcagtttagataaatactccttaaTTTTATTGAAGGCTTTCTGGAATACatcagtccagcttgttgcagcAATTTTCCTCAGCATTCTAAAGAGtggctcacatatcaccgttAAATGTGCTATAAATCGGCTGATATAATCGAGGCACCCTAGaaagctcatcacatctttcttattctttggcggtggcaagtcctggataTCTTTGATTTTTTGACGGTTCTAACTTGATACCTCAACGACTGACGATGAAATCTAACAACTTTCCAGTAGGGACTCTGAAGGCACATTTTATagggttcaacttcaagttgtattttCGAAGCCGATTGAAAGATTTcttcaggtctgctatgtgatctggactccttttagatttgatgataacatcttCCACGtgcacctctatttccttgtgtatcatgtcatggaagatagtcgtcatggccctcatataggtggccccaacattcttcaaaccaaacggcatcatttTATAGCAATATATTCCTCGTGGTGTGATAAAGGCGGTCTTTTTGGCATCTTCCTCATCCATCTAAATCTGGTGGTATTCTGCGatgcaatccacaaaggattggagttcataaTTGGTGGAGTTGT
It includes:
- the LOC138894312 gene encoding uncharacterized protein, translating into MLRKIAATSWTDVFQKAFNKIKEYLSKLLVLVPPEPGRPLLLYLSVLEGSFGCVLGQHDETGRKEHAIYYLSKKFTPYEAWQSKGKHWQITWSKILVNGEYEPLKTYFPDEDVSFVEEDISEAYNRWRMFFDGATNFKGVGIGVVLVSKTGQHYPVLGECALKNTKILTYLHCVQELIKRFTKIEFKHVPRIQNDFVDALVTLSSMIKHQDKNFIDPIPIGIHKQPAYCARVEEEIDGNLWFHDIIEYLEKGEYPEHATNTQKPTLRRLANHFFRRGGILFKRTPDLGLLRYVDAKEASILVEEIHAGTCGPHMNGFVLAMKILRAEYF